The window TTCGTGAGATAAATCAAATGCACAATTTCCATCATGTGGATGAGTCATTTTTGTCCGATTTAGAAGATACACTACCTCGCCATACTCTACGCCGGTCTTCTACACCTTTTCAGAAGTGTGTGGACTCTTCTTTTAACGTCTCCCACATCGTATGTTTCATGGAACTTACACAATGCTGACAAGGGCAGCTAGTTTGCAATATTAAACAACACTGAGCATTATTCCCAAGACGTCTTGTTTTTAGAATGTAAATCAACTGTCCATGATTAAGATTGAATAAAGAAGGAAAAGAGAAGCGTACtaggaaaaagaaattaaaaactaaatcGTCCCAAGATGCAAGGCCCCCTTCAGAGAACTTTCACGCCGTTCTTTGACATATTCGAAGAGTTAACACGCACACGCATAGCCATTCTCTTGAATGGTGAAAGGAAGTTTAAATTTTCGCTTGAGAATTTACAATGTGAACCAGACGTTTCCAGGGTAAGATCTCTTCATCAGCGGTTCAAAGTTAGCATTCTTTTAGACATTCAAGAGGCCctgacagggtaaattccgagAAGCGATATCCCTTCCCGAGAAGGCCGAGAATGAGCCGATTAAACCTCGACataagtgattttaaaattcagacaagcgacacatctgcaaatggttagactctctagccttctcggataaggacgacaagccggaggtcccgtctcacaacccttcaatgttcataatcctgtgggacgtaaaagaacccgcacacttgtcgtaaagggtagggcatgtagttcccggtgttgtcgtctgtcttctgtggtgtatcatggttgggagggtaaatgctcggagatattagctacaccaagctactctaaaaatccgagggtaaataaagatatatgatgatatATGGTCATGCTCTCTTCGTGACACTAGTACCAATCATCTGTCGATGTCAAAGGAATCAGTTCATTTTACACGTGTCGTCAACCTATAAAGAAGTCTATCTTTGACGATTTTAATAATGTTGTCTTTAAATATACTTCAGTTCGTGGTATTTGGTGTAAAAAGCCGgatactatttttatcttattttttgTGCTACGGAATGTATTCCCTCCCCTGTTATTATTCCATAAAACTTGGGTCATCATGTAGCTACTCGGTTAGTTCTCGCATGTGTAACAATTCCATAAAATATTTTATCAGTAATCTATTTTTTCCCTTATCGTGTACACTCTTTAGTAATCtaatttcctttaatttcttgtttgatttaaatataaattaacttgacttgacttggcCTTCAATGCTTTCATAGTTACACTGCCCTCAATTCTCTGAGGCCAGATTAACTCCACATGAAACTGTGGCGGTCAAACAATGAATATTGTCATAAccgtaaaaacaaaattaaaagacaCCATTAACGTCGCACTCAGAAGCTGAGGTTTTTCTGAGAAACAGCCCTCTGTCACAGCGCCGCCAGAAACGTCAATTTTTGGAATCCCTTTCGTATATTCACCATTCTTTTATCACAACCTAGTCCCCAGGGCccctcttcttcccttccttggAGGGGGAACTctggaagggaagaagagacaCCCCGGGGAGGAAGGAGGTTGCTTTTATCACTTCTTGAGATACTGACCAAAGTTCTGTAGTTCGATGCGACTGATAAATATTCAAAGCCAGGCTTGAACTGCTGTGAGCGAAGTGAGCaggcgccccccccccccccccatcctcaGTGTTTGTCCCAATAAAGGGTGTGGCTTATATaaagtttacgtcatagaaagtgcggcctACGGGGTTTTAtccacgagttgtttgtgtcaaaaacccgaacgagcgaggtacgagcgagtgagggtttttgacacgaacaacgagtgaataaaaccccgcaCAAAGCCCTTTCTATGTCGCgagctgtttattacacataagacaaaagttttcattgaaatagttttctgaacgcaaatttaaaacaaaaactcgctaacaatagaaccaaatgcaaatttaatagcAATGAAAAATATCGCAGTACATGTAAAGTCAAGGAAATAAAGTGCTGAACGGAAAAATGCACTtacaaaactttttttttttttcaatctaagTACAAAAATCAATAAATAGGATAAAGTCTCATTTAGTCACTGGCTGATTCAATAACAAaatacgatttgcacgagatgcacgagatgcacgagatgtACGAGTGGCTTGGAAAGGCCTTTatgctatcgttgattggttatacttcaacacgtgaaagagctgtacgtcattctgattggctgtataggcttttttcacaagtgaaaataaagcgtatggatttctacaaatgagctttatggaataaaattctcatgttatgtgtaataaactaATCTTATCTTCTACTAAGAAGGGCTCACAAAATATAATGCTCAGGTTTCACTATCAGATAAATATAGAGCTAAAAAACCGAGGAAATTAATGACTACCTTTCTCTCGTTGTCTGCTAGAAGTTTATAGAAATGGAAATTCTAAGTTGCCGTTGTGTTCCACACGGACAGGAGTTTATCTTTTACTTCGAGCTActcaaattttgcttttttctcgCCATCACTCGCTATTGTCTTACTTAACGCCTGCGTCACTTCATCCTCTCTTATGCGTATCTGTCCAGCAGAAAGAAAGTCGTAAATCAAGGGCAAAAGAGGCGGAAAGTTCACCCCCACCTATCGACAACACAATGCTTGCAACAACACCAACTCACGGATTAactcacgaaaaaaaaaaacgactgtTTTAGTGTTTTGCAAGTAGTCAGAGAAAAAGATATGCCGACAATCCTATTCTAGCTAACTGACTGTGCCGTCACTCTTACAAGAGACTATGTGCCGCTTCAATTATGCAAGCCTTATTCGGCAATGAACGTGACCAAGAAATATTACATGTTTTCACTGAATGAAAGTTAAACTCCGGATTCCATTATTCTTGAAACTCTAAAAGCAAAGAGGCACTTAACTCAGCTTGAGTTCCATGTATGGATGTCAGAGATCTCGTTAAGAGGCACTCAAGTATGTCATTTTCAAACCTCTTTAAACCAAAGAATCCAAATGCAAATTCGGCCAAAATTTACTCGACTGAAAACGAGCTAACAGCACGACAGGAAAGCCCTACTACAAGAGCTTCCCCTTTATGAAAACAGTTTACGAACTCACGAAAAACCAAGGAAGAACATCAATTAGCGAAAAGTGGAATGAGGCCACCCATAGATTAAATTAAGACAACCCGAATATTCCTGAAGGCGACAAGGAGAGCACTCTAGTTGTGTGCGTTGCTCTCTGGAGAACACTTCTTCCATAGAAGTTCTTATAAAACCAAGGAGCACATCACACGACACGAAACATCGCCGCAGGGAACATTCAGTGTATGACAGATTTAATTCTGACCTCCAGACCAAAGTAAAAATCCGCTTTGATAATGCTGATGTGCTTACTTCACGTGACATGCATGGCACGAGGCAATACGGCTGGAATTTATTATCACATTTGCTATCTATAAAGCCGATTAAAGTATTATATCGTAGCCTGGGGTTAAAAACATTCTCGATATCGACTGATCGATATGTGCAGAAATTCACGCGAGGAAATGACCACTTTCGGAGGGTAGGCTGTTTAAAGTAACCGCCTTCGAGTCAGAGTTAAGCAATCGAATGAAAATGAGCCGCTCCAGGATCCTGAAAAAAATGTATTCTCGCATAGTGATATTGCGTTGATATGTCCTTGCAAGTGAAGCATAACTTCCTTCAAAATCGTCCGCCCCATGACCCTCTCAACAAACTACCAGAGAGGTGGGAGGGGTGGATAATGAGCAGTGCATAAATTCGTTATGATAACAAGACTGTTCAGTAGGCCACCCACGGATTTGGCAATAAACATTTCACAATATCATCCCGCGGACAAATGGTAGGTTCGCGTGCGTTTAATTGTAGTTGATAGTTTTTCAAAAGTGAGTAATCatgtttctttcttcattttcgtGAACTGTAAGTTTCTTTGTTGGGATCTGCCAGGGCACGAATTCATTTCTTGAAACGAATTGTCCTGATTGTTATTATGGCTCGATTATGGTCAGGTTTAGTGTTCGGCACGATTGTCCTCGGTTAATAACAAAAACGACTCGCGAGACCTCAAGTTAGGGAAAAACTAGGCAAACAAAATATTGTCGTAACAGATACACTTCCGACGATCAAGGAAAGAAACGGAATATTTAATTCCGTTTGATATTGTCAAGCCATACAAGTCTTAAGTACGTAACTCAAATAAAACCGTTTGTAAAAAGCGCTCAAAtccagcgtgggaaaattccacAGCCTCATTGTATTCAACTGTTCCCTTGTGGCATCATCTCTCAACTAGACAATCTGACAAAGGTAACTAAGATCTTATAAAAACAAGTCACATAATAGGCAACTTAAGTCGACAAGCACGTGGGATAGGAGTCAAGTTAACGACAATGTTTACATTTGTTTATAAGAACTGTGTTCAACACACCACACCTTTGAATTCACCATAAAAACTCACAGTGGTCAAAGAATGGGCACACTTGAGACCGTTGTTGGTGGTCGCAAGTAAAGCGTAAACCGACTGAGCGTGTTCTTGTCACGCGCctgaaatcaagtaaagtaAAGTCGCGCGACTTGTTAATTGCAGGAATCCATTCAAATGCCTCAAACCAATCGAGCGGCGCCGTTCTCACGCCCTAAGCGCACCACTAAAGCTCAAGAACCTATCATACAACTTGACCCCGCGACCTCTGGATAAGCTGACCAATCACTGTGTAGCATTCCCACGGTCCAGCATCAGAGCTTCTTTGTTTACCGTTCCAGCTACTGACTATGAATGGCTGTTTGTAAATAACTGCGAGGGTCGACACACGACCGAGAATTTTTCCCACGGTGCGAACTATAAAAAGAATATTAGAAGACGCGAGCCGATTCCCGGTATTGCGCCCCAAGGTCGACACGAAGCGTGCCAAagtattttcttctgaaagCCCAGCACGCGCAAAGTTCCCAACAGTTATGGACAGGGACATTTTGAAGTCTGTTCACTCTTCCCAGCGAAATTCCAAAAAGGATATGAAAAAGGTAATTTGTGGTTTTATTTTGAAGGGAAGTTAATTTCTTTCGGTTTGTAAAGAGATTCACTTAATTTCAGCGCTGATTTTGGGATCAAAAACATCGACACGATTACAATCAAAGAAATtctgtttttacttttattttaatatatttttttttattggggAAAGTTTGAGAAAACTTGACCAAGTGTAAAAAACTTTAAgacttaaagaaagaaaactgggATAAATTCACTCCCGTATCAATTTGTTTCATTCTTTCTTTTACAGTCCAAGAAACCGCTGATGGAAAAGATGCGGCGGGCAAGAATTAATGACAGTCTTAATGAACTAAAAAGTTTGGTGCTGGAAGCTATGAAAAAAGACGTAAGTTTTTTAACGAAAACTGTGTAGCCCGAAGCCTTAAATTTAAGGCCATTAGGGATGGAAGGCTGaatcattgttttcttttaagtttttttcttactttttccttCCAGGTACGTTTAAAAGCACTAATATTTCtttccgtgtttttttttttaaggtatCGAGATATTCGAAGATGGAAAAGGCTGATATTTTGGAGATGGCTGTTAAATATCTTCGTTCACTTAGTACAGACAGGCCTCTACATCTACAAAAACAGCAAGGTACGGACGTCTATCTTTGTGCAAACCGATGCGTGCCATCAGTGCACTCTTCCCTGTGAGATATGTTTTGGCTGCATTTCAAAGAGGAAGAATGTGTCTTTATTTGTTCTCTTGTAAAAGGCTTTTCTGTCTTATAAACTGCTCATTTCCGTCTTACTACAAATTCACACATGCTGTCTTTCGTTGGCCAAAGTGGGGTATTCAATTCTCTTCTTGTGAAGGATCCACAGTATTGCTATAATGACCATCTAAATGATCTTTTAACGCTTGGGACATGAGAAAGGAAGGTGTTTAAATTGTGTAGTTCTCAGTTTCATCTCGATAACAATCTTTATAAATAGCACCTGTAATCGAAACAAGGAGAAGGTAGCTAGACGTCAAAAATCTGCAAATCCCAAATACCTCAACCATATTACCAAATGAAAAGGTGTAAATGAAATCTTTGTTGAAGGGCCTTCAGTTTACggaaaatatttttgcatttttcggcTAAGAGTTTAAAACCTCTAACATTATTGGGGACGTCTGACAAAACGCAAGGGTTAACCACTTAATTAATACCTTATTTTCTTCTAAGACTTGGACGGGGCCTTTGACAAGATTACGGATTTGTCATTGATAGCTCAcccaagttttttttctttgaagtagTCTTAACTAAGATTTATCGACCATGAATGTAGGAGTAAGATTTTCCATATCATTTGTGCTAGGTCAGCGAGCATAAATCATTGAATTCCACCGTGTTCAACAATGCCGCCCACTCTTAAAGTTCCGACATCTGTAAAACAGTGATGTGTCAAACTTGAAATATGATACTGATCAGGGATTTCGTTACTGTTGTATTCCACAGATGAGGCCGCTGTGGAAAGATATCGCGCCGGTTTCAACGATTGTGCCGCCAAGGTATCTCACATTCTCATGACAGCAGACAACATCACGGTCCCAGTTCGTACACAGCTCTTAACACATTTAGCGTCGTCctgccaaaaacaaaaagatgcCTCTCGCCAACTCCCGAGCGAACTTCTACTCCCACGTCAACAACAAAGCCACGCGACATTACCGAGTTTTCCCGCCGTTTCTCAAGCCGCTGGCGTGAACCCAACATTCATTGACGCAAACGCTTGTCTGGCGAACAAGTTTCCCTCACCGCCATCTTCCCCACTTCACAATCAAGAGCGAAAACGTTTGCCTCTTTCATCACCTATGCCATCCTCGATGCCGCCGTTTGTTCTGAGTAACGGAATTCCAGCCTTAATTCTCCCAAATGACGCTGTACAATTTTTGCCCTTGACACTGCCGAATGCACCTACACCTTTCGATACCAATGTTTGGAGACCATGGTGACGAGAGGCTACGGATTTGTATGACTTCTAGTTTTCCTgattccattttaaaatcaaaatttaacTCTTGAGTTCCTTGAAAAAATGGAAACTCGTAACCATTTCATGCTCAACTCAGTACTCATGAGTGACTATTTATATGGATTGTAAAAACTATCATTAAATAACATATTTTTGTAGTGAAATGctttttaattaacaaatcgaataaACTAAGACTCGATGGGCAAATTGTCAAAATGTATTTTATTCCTTGTGTAAATACTCAGATTTCTAATGGAACCGGCTTATACGGCCTCAGTTGTCATAATATATCTTGAAATTTAATTGAGCCAGTTCCATAGCATAAAAGTAACTGCCTTGCAAGATCAGACTTTGTAGAAGAGCGTCGAAAATATATCAAAACAGATTGAACCTAAGCTCTTCGTGAAATCATCTTTGTACCTTTGTTTGTCTCTTCCGATGGACAAAATCATTTTCGTCAAAATGGACTtcaggtaataataataaaaaaccaTCTGAACGTAAGAATGATACTTGGGTTGTTAATAAGCCAAAATCAACACAAAACTACCAACtgagttttttttctcaattaatGATAGTTCTGGATTATTGTTTCTACCGTAAACTGTAATAAAACGATTAGATTGTTCGCTTAGTAATTCTATAGAAAGCGGTAAAAAAACCCTTGGGACTTAACTGAATTGTCTGTCGACCCTAATTTACGCGTTAGCAGCGGTTTGTGCATTGAAGACGCTGTTCAGATAGATTGAGAAAATAGGGGGTTCAATTTACCTTGGCCACCCCTCGATTTCAAATTTGATGTCCCTATTTTGACTAATGACTAAGGTTTCGGAAGAAAAACTAGCTCAACATCCACAGTACATAAACGAGAGCTTGCTAAATCGTTAGTCATCAACAACAGTGCTTCATCGATCCTAGTGTTTGCGATGTTTAACAGAACGATCTGGATAACATCTTTGGGCACTAAAATTTTGTTTGAGTAGTAACCTtaaaaaaatagaattttcattcatttatctTTGTGAACATTTATCACCTCCTTCGGTTTAGATATAACCTACACTTAACCCTCCCATTCCTTAGTTCGAAACGTTAATTCTCCTAAGTAGTACCATAGAATTCTTTGTTGGGTAATAATAAGAATTTGGTGTCATATCAAGGtcacctcttaagctgataattatcttaattttcaataactgtctgactgacatttcattgaaaatgTGAGGAATTTGATcactcctggaagacaaaatttgattttgaaaaggTCGCAGATCGCCGTTGGCCAACTAAAAAAAGCTCTTGTCAGCGAATCGGTTTGCAAGAGGGCAAAGCACTTCTGTCTAAGATGATGAGATCTTAGTCTTAGTCTTTAGTCTTATTATACATAGTACCGTATTATACATAGTACCGTGACGTTGCAAACGCTTTCGAAAGGTAGTGCTATGGAAAGCCAAGCTTCCAATTTCTCGAATCGACGATACAGAGGCGGCAATTCCAAAAGCAGTTCTCGAGGACAATTTATGATGAGCcaacaatagaaaaaaaactaaaatgttATTGACAAGAGAGCCGAATTCAATCAGAAAATCCTCCCATGAAAAAAAATAAGCCAACTTTAAGCATTTAATTAAATATGAACAAGGGTTAGCACCAATTTTAGGATCAAGTGTCGCCGGTCTTGCAGAAAATTGGAACATTGAAAATGCGTTCACCCTCAGCTTGATTTCGTGCCAAGGTGGTCGAGATTTTGAGTCGGCGACATTTTGTCAAGGCTTAAAAAATCtccaaataaataaatccaGGGGTACAATGGCATTTTATCTGTATTGACCTGGTTATCAAGGTTTAACATCGTACAGCGTTAAAGAACATTTCCTTTAGTATATACATATGGCTCCAAAACTCAGGCGAATGACATATGACCCAGAGCACGCATACAAGCTTAAATCCACACAAGAGTCTGCCGCTCTGTCTGAACAACGGACATTCTTTTTATTGGAAAAACTTGTTTAATAACTTGCTGTATAGAAAGAGATTTATAGTTATAAGAAGGAAAAGTGAAAAAAGTTCTTAAGTTTGTTACCAGTTGTGTTACTGCCTAAAAGTAGTTTCGCTTATCGAAAAGGTTCTCTTTCTTCCTGTTTTATTTAATCATAGGAATATCGTAATGCTCAACGGCACTTTTCAGATTATCCACAGAATAACAAAAATGTGGTAAAATTAGGtggtttcattttccaattcaaGATTTGAGTGATTCCTCTAATTCAGATCTAGAGCTTTCGCGTGCGGCTTTCTTTTAGAAGGATTTGGCACACTAAGATCCAATACAACTAGATAACTTAAGGTAATATTTTGGCAGCGGCAATGTTTTGAAGTAAACAAATTATCGCGTCAACGACGGGTTTCCAgacgaaacaaaaacagaacGAATCAGCACACAAGATAATGATCTCAGTTCTGAGCTTTAAGTTGACAAGGCGAAAACTGCAACACGGTTTACCAGACATGTTCACTTTAGAACTTATGCCTCTGAGGAACACTTCCGAGAGACCTAGCGGACGATGCTTTTATATGTTTTTTTATGTGTTCGTCGGACACTCTTCTAAGGGAACATCTAAAACGATACTGCAACTATACTGATTTTGTATTTGATCTGTAGCCGACTTTCGCCCAATGCCGACAATACAGTGTCAGCAATCGGCCCACGCGACGAACTGATATCAAGCCTCTGCAGTATTGCATGCCTGCCAACATTCCCTTTATCCACTACCTCAGCGCATTAGAGGATGGGATTGAGGATAAGACAGAAGTAGACTAGAGATAGTTATGCCGCAGAGAGCTTTACATTGCTTTCTTAGGTTGCTTATGGTCTGTCCTTCAGACACATGTTTGGTCATCAAGACGTACCAATCATCTCGTCAGTCATCACGAGTAGCGATCACGTTGGAGTTATCATTAAGGTTAGACGTATGTTAATTACTTTGGGCCGTGGCAAATTCCCTTATGCACGGTACATTCAATTTACATGCCATGAATAACCGTCAAGTCGACCCAACAGCAAATTTCATGGGAAAAGTTTAGGATAGGAAATTTGTACCACTATTAGAATTTTCCACACCATCCATGATCGGCGACACACACGCTTTTCGCCAGTCTTCCAATCTCCTCAGAGATATTAGCATTTTTTCGCTATTTTAAATTCAAGGTGAAATAAaggtttgttgttgttgttgttgttgtccaaGGTTTATGGCTCGGCAAGCAGATCATGAGTCAAAATATGTCGAAGCAATATTATGCTAACATGTCACTTATAAGGTCATTTAAATTTCGCCGCAACAACCCTAACGACGACAAGCGTCCATTGCATCTAACTTGCGACGGGGCTCTCCTTTCGCTGGGTGAGCGAGAAATTGAATGAGATGGGAGGAGGAAGGGgtgcggggggaggggggcggggATAAAATGTTACTCCCCACTTCAAAAAGATTATCACCTTGAAACTTAGTTTCCTGCGTTACTAATGATTTCCGACAGTATGTTGCACACGTTTTAGGTTAACAATATCGACCAGCTACAGTTCTCGCCTATAAGACAGTATGAGCAAAGGCCAAATTATTGGGTCCTCGCAAGTATGCCCAGAAATAAATTGTCGAAAATATGGACTGGAAAACCTCAAGCTTGAAGGATCATTTTGTTTACGAGAACTAACAAGCAAAAGGTCGCATCGGCCTGTGGAAACATGATCAGTATTGATTCCGAAGAATCTTTTTTCCGTCTTTTGTCGGGTTCTTAAGTTATACGTCAAACTTTGGTCAGCGATACCGACGTAGGAGTTGCACCGAGGTGGGTCCTTTTAGGAAGGAGTTAAAGGAGTGGAAAGAAACAGCGCATGCGTACCCGAAAGACAAACTGAAAAAGCTCTTGACGATTACAAATAGGCCTTACCACGGTTTTGGAAGCGAtattgacgggtaggcaaacgTGTCCGAAATAACAGTGTTTCTATGTGAATCTGCGttaaaataacttgagaaaacGTTGAATGTAGAAAAAATTGTGAATGGTAAACTTTAGTTGCTAACCAAATGATTTTATTGACAAAATTTGAGGATCCTACCTGCACTAGAATTTTCCCAGCGGCATTATAAAATTTGTCATACAATTGCTTAAAAATTACGCTCATTTAGACATGCGTCTGTGGGAACAAATTACAGACAAATATGggggaaatttaaaatttcgctCAGCAAATCTTACGCAGGTAAGATCCcaaaattttgtcagtaaaaTCCGTTTTCTCAACTTCTTTTAACGCTGATTCCCATAGAAACACTGTTCAGTTCGGAGATTATTTGCCTTACATTCACCCAAGAAATTCCTTTAATCCCATATTTAAaacgacttttttttcttttaacccCAATTTACTCCCAGTGGCCACAAGTTATACATTTCGCTTTGTCTTAtgcaagacgattttactcgtcgagGGGAGCCCCCTCGGGTTAATGGCGCAAAGATACTCCAGTTATCCTAAACGGATTGAAACACGACTATGTGATTACTGATGCTAAGCTATGGGAAAGTCGTGGGAACAAGACCTTTAAACTAGGTTCCTTCAAGGTGGTTGATGCATCCACGAGTAACTGTAAACCTCAGTATGCGAAAAATTGAGTATCAGCCTGTGAAATGTTAAGAAGGGCCACACGCTTTTGCAATCGGATTATCAATGACTTTGTGCTGTGTTCAGATCTCCTTTGaagatcatttttgttttccgaAGTGATACTGATGGGAAAAAGTTTTGTATTATACATCGTGTCTATGAGAAAGAACTTCCTTTCCATTTATTTGTTGTAAACCGATATAGGAGCGTAGTTCAAGGTTTAAAACTACATACCCCCGACTATCAACCATGGTATCTCTGGATTACGCCGATTGGTGGTCCAAAATCAAATGTCCTTCCCACTTTATCATCACCTCAATTACCGAGATGTCACCCCGCAATTCTCAAATTGTGACCGACCACTTATCTCATGAGAACCACATATCATGCAAATACGGAAATTTATGGACTGACGCGGGTAGTAGAACTGATTTTTTTGGACTTGCCACGTAAGAGCGCCCCCTTTTGACGTTATTCTTAATTAGGTAAGCTCTTTCCACTAATTGGGCCTTCGGAGTCAAAAGGATTATCCACCCGACATATACTATGGAATTTTAATTCCCTAATTTGATTTACAATGACAACAGTTCCGCTTTCCGGTCTGCGGGAGATGGCACGTGTAGCAAAGGGAAAGACAATCCTTTCGATTTGAAAACGACAGACTATGACGTCCAAGATTCAAAGCgcaaaaatttcaaatttcaatcaaacaAAAAGCTGCATGACACGAATAATGCTCATTGGAGATAAATTGATCAAATATATCGTACATATAGTTTGCAGCATGTTATGCCCCGATCGATCTTGTGTCGCTTGATCTCTAGCCGTATCgaccttccttccttccttccatcaTTTGTATTCTTTTAATTGGCTCTTTGGCATTCTGAACTAACAAGCCATCAAATTTAAGTCCCAAGAAAATCATCAAAGaagttttgtaacttttgtCACGAGCCAAGTTAGCCCACTGTCATAGGGTTGTTTGCTATTCGGCGGCGGTTTTGAGGACGACAAATTTGCACTTTGATGAATATTCAAgttattttgtctttacttCCCTGAAAATTGAGAAAGGCCTTCTCAAAATACAGATAGAATAATAGACTATTTCTTGAAGCCgtttaataaaatgaaaatgtttttttaattatcGAACCTGTCAAGGCACTTTCATGTCACACCTACAGTTTTCATTTAACTCAATCTCTTTGTGTTTCCACTTCGCACGTTTTTGCATTACAAAACTGCCACCGCCGAAAACAATAAGGGCCTGACAGTGGAAAAATGTTCTTTATTCTCTGACCGTGGGAACGAATCGAAGTTGTTTGTCATTGAAATCCTCCGAATGAACCAAAGAATAATTTCGAGCGTCGAGGCAATTCCAGTAGTAATGAAAAGATACGCAAAGACACAGTATTGTCGAAAAGAAAAAGATGGAGTTTTAACACGTGCGATCTTGATTCTTCGGTTCGTAGAAGCGCAAGCGAGCGCGAAATACTCATTAATATTACAATACAGTGGTGCAAATTTGACATTCGACCATGGCGGGTTTATCAAAATATTAACGC of the Montipora capricornis isolate CH-2021 chromosome 7, ASM3666992v2, whole genome shotgun sequence genome contains:
- the LOC138058264 gene encoding transcription factor HES-2-like; the protein is MDRDILKSVHSSQRNSKKDMKKSKKPLMEKMRRARINDSLNELKSLVLEAMKKDVSRYSKMEKADILEMAVKYLRSLSTDRPLHLQKQQDEAAVERYRAGFNDCAAKVSHILMTADNITVPVRTQLLTHLASSCQKQKDASRQLPSELLLPRQQQSHATLPSFPAVSQAAGVNPTFIDANACLANKFPSPPSSPLHNQERKRLPLSSPMPSSMPPFVLSNGIPALILPNDAVQFLPLTLPNAPTPFDTNVWRPW